In one Hymenobacter sp. DG25B genomic region, the following are encoded:
- a CDS encoding NAD(P)-dependent oxidoreductase: MRSITLGLIREGKTPPDKRVPLTPKKCLEAQTQFPGLRIVVQESPVRCFTDQEYRDLGLEVRADVADCDILLGVKEVPLAQLIPNKTYLFFSHTIKKQPANRELLRQILQKNITLIDYEMLTNARGERIVAFGRWAGIVGAYNGLLTYGHKHGLYALKPAWQCIDMEDMQEEFFKVKRLPPIKIAVTGSGRVAQGALEVLDRMGLRRVSVYDYLYLDYNEPVYTQLRSSDYNRRRDGRVWDTPDFHKHPQEYESTFGKFLPVTDLLIACAYWDPAAPKLFTEADTRRSDFRINTIADVTCDVDGSVPTTKRSTTIQEPAFDYNPATGELEPPYSRPGNITEMAVDNLPCELPRNASRDFGRQLIDNVFPHLLSDTPDDIIERATITKGGQLTERYQYLADYVAD; this comes from the coding sequence ATGCGCTCCATCACCCTAGGCCTTATTCGTGAAGGCAAAACCCCGCCCGATAAGCGTGTTCCGCTCACTCCCAAAAAGTGCCTGGAAGCGCAAACTCAGTTTCCCGGCCTGCGCATTGTGGTGCAGGAAAGCCCGGTACGGTGTTTCACCGACCAGGAATACCGCGACTTGGGCCTGGAAGTGCGGGCTGACGTGGCGGACTGCGACATTCTGCTGGGCGTGAAAGAAGTGCCCCTGGCGCAGCTCATTCCCAACAAAACCTACCTGTTCTTCTCGCACACCATCAAAAAGCAGCCCGCCAACCGGGAGCTGCTCCGCCAGATTCTGCAAAAGAATATCACCCTCATCGACTATGAGATGCTCACTAATGCCCGGGGCGAGCGGATTGTGGCGTTTGGGCGTTGGGCTGGTATTGTGGGGGCCTACAACGGGCTGCTGACCTACGGCCACAAGCACGGCCTGTATGCGCTGAAACCCGCCTGGCAGTGCATTGATATGGAGGACATGCAGGAAGAGTTCTTCAAGGTGAAGCGGCTGCCGCCCATTAAAATTGCCGTTACGGGCTCGGGCCGCGTGGCCCAGGGGGCGCTGGAAGTGCTGGACCGCATGGGGCTGCGCCGGGTGAGCGTGTATGATTATCTGTACCTGGACTACAATGAGCCGGTATATACCCAGCTGCGTAGCTCTGACTATAACCGCCGCCGCGACGGCCGCGTGTGGGATACCCCGGATTTTCACAAGCATCCGCAGGAATATGAGTCCACCTTCGGGAAATTTCTGCCGGTAACGGATTTGCTGATTGCCTGTGCCTACTGGGACCCGGCTGCCCCTAAACTCTTTACCGAAGCGGATACCCGCCGCTCCGATTTCCGCATCAACACCATTGCCGATGTTACCTGCGACGTGGACGGCTCCGTGCCTACCACCAAGCGCAGTACTACCATTCAGGAACCGGCCTTCGATTATAACCCCGCTACCGGCGAGCTGGAGCCCCCGTATTCCCGGCCGGGCAACATCACGGAAATGGCGGTGGATAACCTGCCCTGCGAGCTGCCCCGCAACGCCTCCCGCGACTTCGGCCGACAGCTTATCGACAATGTGTTTCCGCACCTGCTCAGCGACACGCCCGATGATATAATTGAGCGCGCTACCATTACCAAAGGTGGTCAGCTAACGGAGCGCTACCAGTACCTGGCCGATTACGTGGCGGACTAA
- the gcvP gene encoding aminomethyl-transferring glycine dehydrogenase, whose translation MLLKTKPADVFVDRHNGPDDTAVAEMLRTIGVESIDQLIDETVPAAIRLKKPLNLPAALTERAFLAKFKQIAGKNRLFKNYIGLGYHDTQLPAVIQRNILENPGWYTAYTPYQAEIAQGRLEALINYQTMIIDLTGLEIANASLLDEGTAAAETLHMFHSLSKKKNATRYFVSEQVLPQTIDVLRTRATPLGIELVVGNHRTFDLTDESLFGAILQYPAADGAVYDYTDFISKAHDHGLFVTVAADLMSLTLLTPPGEMGADAVVGNSQRFGVPMGYGGPHAGFLATKDAFKRVIPGRIIGQSIDAAGNKAYRMALQTREQHIRREKATSNICTAQVLLSVLAGMYAVYHGPQRIKQFASNIHGLTQTLAGALSDLGLNQRNEFYFDTLDIKLESVELQNAIKLEAEAAGINFRYFEEHGSPRVGISLNQNTEIEDVRDIVAVFSKVLGKDAPAVELPAEVSVNWTDNLIRTSEYLTHPIFNSHHSEHEMLRYMKQLENKDLSLAHSMISLGSCTMKLNATAEMIPVTWPEIGGLHPFAPREQAQGYAEIFKDLEAWLCEVTGFAAVSLQPNSGAQGEYAGLLAIKGYHDARGDQHRNVALIPASAHGTNPASAVMAGMQVVVVKSTEEGNIDVADLKAKAEQYADKLSCLMVTYPSTHGVYEETIIDICQTIHNHGGRVYMDGANMNAQVGLTSPATIGADVCHLNLHKTFCIPHGGGGPGVGPIGVVADLAPYLPGHVLVDADGRTYGAVTSAPWGSASILPISYAYINMMGGEGLTQATRIAILNANYIKARLEEHYPVLYTGSNGRCAHEMILDCRQFKKAGIEVEDIAKRLMDYGFHAPTVSFPVAGTLMVEPTESESKEELDRFIEAMIGIRKEIAEVEAGRADAKDNMLKHAPHTAAAVLTHEWTRPYSREQAVYPTEYARAYKFWPTVARIDSAYGDRNLICSCTPLEQYVDAEEQLVPTDKGPSY comes from the coding sequence ATGTTGCTGAAAACCAAGCCCGCCGATGTGTTCGTGGACCGCCACAATGGGCCCGACGACACGGCCGTGGCCGAGATGCTGCGCACCATCGGTGTGGAATCGATTGACCAGCTCATCGACGAAACCGTGCCGGCTGCTATTCGCCTGAAAAAGCCGCTGAACCTGCCCGCTGCCCTCACGGAGCGGGCTTTTTTGGCGAAGTTCAAGCAGATTGCCGGTAAAAACCGCTTATTCAAAAACTACATCGGCCTGGGCTACCACGACACCCAGCTGCCGGCCGTTATTCAGCGGAATATCCTCGAAAACCCGGGCTGGTATACTGCCTACACGCCCTACCAGGCCGAAATTGCCCAGGGCCGCCTGGAAGCCCTGATCAATTATCAGACGATGATAATTGACCTCACGGGCCTCGAAATTGCCAACGCCAGCCTGCTCGACGAAGGCACTGCCGCCGCCGAGACACTGCACATGTTCCACTCCCTGTCCAAGAAGAAGAATGCTACCCGCTACTTCGTCTCGGAGCAGGTGCTGCCCCAAACCATTGACGTGCTGCGCACCCGCGCCACGCCGCTGGGCATTGAGCTGGTAGTAGGCAACCACCGCACCTTCGACCTCACCGATGAGTCCCTGTTCGGGGCTATTCTGCAGTACCCCGCCGCCGATGGCGCCGTGTACGACTACACCGATTTCATCTCGAAAGCGCACGACCACGGCCTGTTCGTGACCGTAGCCGCCGACCTGATGTCTCTCACGCTGCTCACGCCTCCCGGTGAGATGGGCGCCGATGCCGTGGTGGGCAACTCCCAGCGTTTTGGCGTGCCCATGGGCTACGGCGGACCGCACGCGGGCTTCCTGGCTACCAAAGACGCCTTCAAGCGCGTAATTCCCGGCCGTATCATTGGTCAGAGCATTGATGCCGCTGGCAACAAGGCCTACCGCATGGCCCTGCAGACCCGTGAGCAGCACATCCGCCGCGAAAAAGCTACTTCCAACATCTGCACCGCCCAGGTGCTGCTGTCGGTGCTGGCCGGCATGTATGCCGTATACCACGGCCCGCAGCGCATCAAGCAGTTTGCTTCCAACATCCACGGCCTCACGCAAACGCTGGCCGGCGCGCTGTCAGATCTGGGTCTGAATCAGCGGAATGAGTTTTATTTCGATACGCTGGACATCAAGCTGGAAAGCGTAGAGCTGCAAAATGCCATCAAGCTGGAAGCCGAGGCCGCTGGCATCAACTTCCGCTATTTCGAAGAGCATGGCTCGCCCCGCGTAGGCATCTCCCTGAACCAGAACACCGAAATTGAAGACGTGCGCGACATCGTGGCCGTGTTCAGCAAAGTGCTGGGCAAAGACGCCCCCGCGGTAGAATTGCCCGCTGAAGTATCGGTGAATTGGACTGACAACCTGATCCGCACCAGCGAGTACCTGACGCACCCCATCTTCAACTCGCACCATTCGGAGCACGAGATGCTGCGCTACATGAAGCAGCTGGAGAACAAGGACCTGAGCCTGGCTCACTCCATGATTTCCCTGGGCTCCTGCACCATGAAGCTGAACGCCACCGCCGAGATGATTCCGGTGACCTGGCCGGAAATTGGTGGGCTGCACCCCTTCGCTCCGCGGGAGCAGGCGCAGGGCTACGCGGAGATTTTCAAGGACCTGGAAGCCTGGCTGTGCGAGGTTACCGGTTTTGCCGCCGTATCGCTGCAGCCTAACTCGGGTGCCCAGGGTGAGTACGCCGGCCTGTTGGCCATTAAAGGCTACCACGATGCCCGCGGCGACCAGCACCGCAACGTGGCCCTGATTCCGGCCTCGGCGCACGGCACCAACCCTGCTTCGGCCGTTATGGCGGGCATGCAGGTAGTAGTGGTGAAGAGCACCGAGGAGGGCAACATTGACGTGGCCGACCTGAAAGCTAAAGCTGAGCAGTACGCGGATAAGCTCAGCTGCCTGATGGTGACCTACCCCAGCACGCACGGCGTGTACGAGGAAACCATCATCGATATCTGCCAGACCATTCATAACCACGGCGGCCGCGTGTACATGGATGGCGCCAACATGAATGCCCAGGTAGGTCTTACCTCGCCCGCCACCATTGGCGCCGATGTGTGCCACCTGAACCTGCACAAAACCTTCTGCATTCCGCACGGCGGCGGCGGACCCGGCGTAGGCCCCATTGGCGTAGTGGCCGACCTGGCTCCCTACCTGCCCGGTCACGTGCTGGTAGATGCCGATGGCCGCACCTACGGCGCCGTTACCTCGGCGCCCTGGGGCTCAGCCAGCATTCTGCCCATCTCCTATGCCTACATCAACATGATGGGTGGCGAGGGGCTGACGCAGGCCACGCGCATTGCCATTCTGAACGCCAACTACATCAAGGCCCGCCTGGAAGAGCACTACCCCGTGCTGTACACCGGCAGCAATGGCCGTTGCGCCCACGAAATGATTCTCGACTGCCGCCAGTTCAAAAAGGCGGGCATTGAGGTAGAGGATATTGCCAAGCGCCTGATGGACTACGGCTTCCACGCGCCCACCGTATCGTTCCCCGTAGCGGGCACGCTGATGGTGGAGCCCACGGAATCGGAAAGTAAGGAGGAGCTGGACCGCTTCATTGAGGCCATGATTGGCATCCGCAAGGAAATTGCGGAGGTAGAAGCCGGCCGCGCCGATGCCAAGGACAATATGCTGAAGCACGCCCCGCACACGGCGGCCGCCGTGCTCACGCACGAATGGACGCGTCCGTACTCGCGGGAGCAGGCAGTATATCCCACGGAGTACGCCCGCGCCTACAAGTTCTGGCCCACCGTAGCCCGCATCGACTCAGCTTATGGCGACCGGAACCTCATTTGCTCCTGCACGCCGCTGGAACAGTACGTAGATGCCGAAGAACAGCTGGTGCCTACGGATAAGGGTCCTTCCTACTAA
- a CDS encoding DUF4136 domain-containing protein, which translates to MNSLIRLFSCRLAVAVLGLGILLSSAGCATSGRVGVTADFDHSINFRSYKTWAWYPQQPSDAEGGPAQGYNSFLDQRIRKAVEAEMSRKGLTLTDKTPDVYVAYSAKVEDKQRVDPAYNSIYPYGYRWYGYGRQQNIVDNYKAGTVIIDIVDAKRKQLAWRGYGQARVDNQTITEPEVYRIVGSVLGTYPPQDNQAQR; encoded by the coding sequence ATGAACTCTCTCATTCGTTTATTCTCTTGCCGCCTGGCTGTTGCTGTGCTAGGCCTGGGCATATTGCTGAGTAGTGCTGGTTGCGCCACCTCTGGCCGGGTGGGGGTTACTGCTGATTTTGACCATAGCATTAACTTCCGCTCTTACAAAACCTGGGCCTGGTACCCGCAGCAGCCCTCTGATGCTGAAGGTGGCCCCGCGCAGGGCTACAACTCCTTTCTGGACCAGCGCATTCGCAAAGCCGTGGAAGCAGAAATGAGCCGCAAAGGCCTGACACTTACGGACAAAACCCCGGACGTGTATGTAGCCTACAGCGCTAAAGTGGAAGACAAGCAGCGCGTAGACCCCGCCTACAACAGCATTTATCCCTACGGGTACCGGTGGTATGGCTACGGCCGGCAGCAAAACATTGTGGACAACTACAAGGCCGGCACCGTTATCATCGACATTGTGGATGCTAAGCGTAAGCAGCTGGCCTGGCGCGGCTACGGCCAGGCGCGGGTAGATAACCAGACCATTACCGAGCCGGAAGTGTACCGCATTGTAGGCAGCGTACTGGGCACGTATCCACCCCAGGATAACCAGGCCCAACGATAA
- the lipA gene encoding lipoyl synthase produces the protein MLTLPVIQPEAAAPARPRKPDWLRVKLPVGPEYASVRRLVDEHKLHTICESGNCPNMGECWGAGTATFMILGNICTRSCSFCAVATGRPTEYDTDEPRRVAEAIQLMGVKHAVITSVNRDELKDRGASIWLETVVRIKQLSPETTIETLIPDVKANWEALDVMIAGGQEVVSHNMETVGSLYRLVRPQGKYDRSLEQIRRTKAAGRRTKSGIMLGLGETRDEMYQAMDDLVANGLDILTLGQYLQPTKRHLEVAEFIHPDLFAHYREEGLRRGLKYVESGPLVRSSYHAERHVNVPI, from the coding sequence ATGCTGACCCTGCCCGTGATTCAGCCGGAGGCTGCTGCGCCGGCTCGTCCGCGCAAGCCCGACTGGTTGCGCGTGAAGCTGCCCGTAGGCCCCGAGTACGCCAGCGTGCGCCGCCTGGTAGATGAACATAAGCTGCACACCATCTGTGAAAGCGGCAACTGCCCCAATATGGGAGAGTGCTGGGGAGCCGGCACGGCTACCTTCATGATTTTGGGCAACATATGCACGCGCTCCTGCTCGTTCTGCGCCGTGGCCACCGGTCGCCCCACCGAGTATGATACCGATGAGCCCCGCCGCGTGGCCGAAGCCATTCAGCTGATGGGCGTGAAGCACGCCGTGATTACCAGCGTAAACCGCGACGAGCTGAAAGACCGTGGTGCCAGCATCTGGCTGGAAACGGTGGTACGCATCAAGCAGCTCAGCCCGGAAACCACCATCGAAACCCTGATTCCCGACGTGAAAGCAAATTGGGAAGCCCTGGACGTAATGATTGCGGGCGGCCAGGAAGTGGTATCCCACAACATGGAAACCGTAGGCAGCCTCTACCGGCTGGTGCGCCCCCAGGGTAAGTACGACCGCAGCCTGGAGCAGATCCGCCGGACCAAAGCCGCCGGCCGTCGCACCAAATCCGGCATTATGCTGGGCTTGGGCGAAACCCGGGATGAAATGTACCAGGCCATGGATGACCTGGTAGCCAATGGCCTGGATATTCTCACGCTGGGCCAGTACCTGCAGCCTACCAAGCGCCACCTGGAAGTAGCCGAGTTTATCCACCCGGACCTCTTTGCCCACTACCGGGAAGAGGGCCTGCGCCGCGGCCTGAAGTACGTGGAAAGTGGCCCCCTGGTGCGCTCCAGCTACCACGCCGAACGCCACGTAAACGTTCCGATTTAA
- a CDS encoding OsmC family protein, whose translation MSTATAQYAGNLRTEATHVASGNTILTDAPVDNHGRGEAFSPTDLVSTALGSCMMTIMGIVANRHEVDLTGTTFEVTKHMSAEPRRIAQVDVHFHMPAALPAKERTILENAARTCPVALSLNSEIQQQVQFTYDR comes from the coding sequence ATGTCAACCGCCACAGCTCAATACGCCGGCAATTTGCGCACCGAAGCTACGCACGTAGCTTCCGGCAACACCATTCTGACCGACGCCCCCGTGGATAACCACGGCCGGGGCGAGGCCTTCTCCCCCACCGACCTGGTTAGTACGGCGCTGGGCTCATGCATGATGACGATTATGGGCATCGTGGCCAACCGCCACGAAGTAGATTTAACCGGCACTACCTTTGAAGTAACCAAGCACATGAGTGCCGAGCCGCGGCGCATTGCCCAGGTAGATGTGCACTTTCATATGCCCGCTGCCCTGCCGGCCAAAGAACGCACCATTCTGGAAAATGCGGCCCGTACGTGCCCGGTAGCCCTTAGCCTGAACTCCGAAATACAGCAGCAGGTTCAGTTCACCTACGACCGGTAA
- the ytxJ gene encoding bacillithiol system redox-active protein YtxJ, whose protein sequence is MNSWIQLTQPEQLVDIVRESEEQTVLIFKHSTSCSISAAAKSRLERQWADAGLQNVKLYYLDLLRFRPISNEIAEKFGVRHESPQLLLIKQGECRYDASHMGIRLSDVQSQL, encoded by the coding sequence ATGAATTCCTGGATTCAACTAACCCAACCAGAACAGCTGGTCGATATCGTTCGCGAATCGGAAGAGCAGACTGTTCTTATTTTCAAGCACAGCACCAGCTGCTCCATTAGTGCCGCCGCCAAAAGCCGCCTGGAGCGCCAGTGGGCCGATGCCGGCCTGCAGAATGTAAAGCTGTACTACCTGGATTTACTGCGTTTCCGCCCTATCTCCAATGAAATTGCTGAGAAGTTTGGCGTGCGCCATGAGTCGCCCCAGCTGCTGCTGATTAAGCAGGGCGAGTGCCGCTACGATGCCTCGCACATGGGCATCCGCTTGAGCGACGTGCAGAGCCAGCTCTAG
- a CDS encoding SusC/RagA family TonB-linked outer membrane protein, translating to MKHRLPLVFLLVSSSAIPGQAQNPDSAATLPAYRYQPPQLTTIPGDSVMLTNFLPLQEQLRRVAGVQATPYSGAPGAGMVVRIRGAASLAQEAQPLYVVDGVPAFQHTFKLNHDAVTPTGNGFQPVEALELDNNPLLSLPIEDIASVEVLKGALETARYGFQGVNGVIRITTRRGQAGAPRLRYSGYGGVQQARSRYQLLDAQEYAVLANESSLNAGKAPLFSEEQIARLGKGTDWQSELLRTATVQDHHLSVDGGTARTHYYTSADYLSQNGILLNSTLRRASARLGLEQQVGQRLHLAAGIGISQTRQRLPFHYVLENALYAAPTTPVRNPDGSYTIDGSVVNPVKQAKEHYQTPRQDRLLTYLEARYQFLPGLLLAVKGNLEQASLRSNSYSSPYPGDAAGAHGELQATYQDWTLNPALRFTHSLGEGRHILSADLEALAQKSLYEDMRKEYVPVDPRIISGGWAIGKSGASYESEKLGTLLQTSYTFANRYQLQGSLRRDASSAFALNDRWEWLPGVQATWHVAQESFLPRKDAISKLDAWVGWGHTSGSGNLGRNYFQIAVPSPGTPDGRAAMLVHDRIRQLEAGILAGLWQNRLTAGVTAYSRRSGIGNAVKSYPFSHNEPNFYKVQNTGLELTATGRWQAGRFTGTTTLAAAANHNQYQSQLYPFRFPYQSTTEGQPFSTFFGLRYEGVDATGAPRFHDANGDGEINNEDRQALGSGLPRQLISIGQQISYERFSLDAQLDGMFGYQVFNVPLRYLDSPIVYGFNASGRILERWTPDNQETDVPRTGQDISQYGMTSYNLQSGNHVRLTSLTLICKVWQKEVRSISVWAGGHNLLVLSKYRGFDPNVSSAGADSQQAGLDTGAYPTARTFLLGVQATL from the coding sequence ATGAAGCATCGTTTACCCTTGGTTTTCCTATTGGTGAGCAGTTCCGCTATTCCGGGTCAGGCGCAAAACCCTGATTCGGCCGCTACCTTGCCAGCTTACCGCTACCAGCCTCCGCAGCTGACCACTATTCCTGGCGACAGTGTTATGCTAACCAACTTCCTGCCGCTACAGGAGCAGCTACGGCGGGTGGCCGGCGTGCAGGCAACGCCGTACTCCGGGGCGCCAGGGGCGGGCATGGTGGTGAGGATTCGGGGAGCAGCCAGCCTGGCACAGGAAGCCCAGCCGTTGTATGTGGTAGATGGCGTTCCGGCGTTTCAACACACGTTCAAGCTTAATCACGATGCGGTAACGCCAACCGGAAATGGCTTCCAGCCCGTGGAAGCGCTGGAGCTGGATAACAACCCGCTGCTTAGTCTTCCAATTGAAGACATTGCCTCCGTGGAGGTATTGAAAGGTGCGTTGGAAACGGCACGCTATGGTTTCCAGGGCGTGAATGGGGTGATTCGCATCACTACTCGCCGCGGGCAGGCCGGGGCGCCTCGCCTGCGCTATTCAGGCTATGGCGGGGTGCAGCAGGCGCGCAGCCGCTACCAGTTGCTGGACGCCCAGGAGTATGCCGTGCTGGCCAATGAAAGCAGCCTCAACGCAGGGAAGGCTCCTCTCTTTTCCGAGGAGCAAATTGCCCGCCTGGGCAAAGGCACCGATTGGCAAAGCGAGCTGCTGCGCACGGCCACGGTGCAGGACCATCATTTGAGTGTGGATGGCGGCACAGCCCGCACTCACTATTATACCAGTGCCGATTATCTGAGCCAGAACGGGATATTGCTCAACTCCACCTTGCGCCGGGCCAGTGCCCGGCTGGGCCTGGAACAGCAGGTGGGCCAGCGGCTGCATCTGGCGGCAGGAATAGGAATCAGCCAAACCCGGCAGCGGCTGCCTTTTCATTATGTACTTGAAAATGCCCTGTATGCGGCGCCTACTACTCCCGTTCGCAACCCGGATGGCAGCTACACTATCGACGGCTCTGTAGTAAACCCGGTGAAACAGGCGAAAGAACATTACCAGACCCCACGGCAAGACCGGTTGCTGACTTACCTGGAAGCGCGCTACCAGTTTCTGCCTGGCTTATTGCTGGCTGTGAAAGGCAACCTGGAACAAGCATCTCTGCGCAGTAATTCCTACAGCAGTCCTTACCCGGGTGACGCGGCAGGGGCACATGGTGAATTGCAGGCCACGTATCAGGATTGGACTCTGAATCCGGCACTACGCTTCACGCATAGCCTGGGCGAAGGCCGACACATACTATCAGCAGACCTGGAGGCTTTAGCACAGAAAAGCCTTTATGAGGATATGCGGAAAGAGTACGTACCAGTGGACCCACGGATAATATCCGGCGGATGGGCCATAGGAAAAAGTGGCGCTAGTTATGAGTCTGAAAAGCTGGGCACCCTGCTCCAAACCAGCTATACTTTTGCCAACCGCTACCAGCTGCAGGGCAGCCTGCGCCGTGATGCTTCCAGTGCCTTCGCCCTAAATGACCGGTGGGAATGGCTGCCGGGCGTTCAGGCCACCTGGCACGTAGCCCAGGAAAGCTTTCTACCGCGCAAAGACGCTATCAGCAAGCTGGATGCCTGGGTGGGCTGGGGCCATACCTCCGGCTCGGGTAATCTGGGGCGGAATTATTTTCAGATAGCGGTACCCAGCCCTGGTACCCCGGACGGAAGAGCGGCTATGCTAGTACATGACCGGATACGCCAGCTGGAAGCCGGCATACTGGCTGGCCTGTGGCAGAACAGACTAACGGCAGGCGTAACGGCTTATTCCCGCCGGTCGGGCATAGGCAATGCAGTCAAATCCTATCCTTTTAGTCACAACGAACCTAACTTTTACAAGGTCCAGAACACCGGTCTGGAACTAACAGCAACTGGCCGGTGGCAGGCCGGACGATTTACTGGCACTACTACGCTGGCCGCTGCCGCCAACCATAATCAGTACCAGTCGCAGCTCTACCCCTTTCGCTTCCCCTACCAGAGCACCACCGAGGGACAGCCATTCAGCACCTTTTTCGGACTGCGCTATGAGGGAGTAGACGCAACCGGCGCACCCCGCTTCCACGATGCGAATGGCGACGGCGAAATTAACAACGAGGACCGCCAGGCACTGGGGAGCGGTTTGCCACGCCAACTGATAAGTATAGGCCAACAGATTTCGTATGAACGCTTTTCGTTGGATGCGCAGCTGGATGGTATGTTTGGCTATCAGGTTTTCAATGTGCCCCTGCGCTATCTGGATAGCCCCATAGTCTATGGATTCAACGCTTCGGGCCGCATACTCGAGCGTTGGACGCCTGATAATCAGGAAACCGATGTACCCCGGACAGGGCAGGATATTTCCCAGTATGGCATGACCTCCTATAACCTGCAATCCGGCAACCATGTGCGCCTGACCTCACTCACGCTCATCTGTAAGGTATGGCAAAAAGAAGTCCGCAGCATCAGCGTCTGGGCCGGCGGCCACAACCTGCTGGTGCTATCTAAGTACCGCGGCTTTGACCCCAACGTAAGCAGCGCGGGCGCCGATAGCCAACAGGCCGGCCTCGATACCGGCGCCTACCCCACCGCCCGTACTTTCCTGCTGGGCGTGCAGGCCACTCTATAA
- a CDS encoding M16 family metallopeptidase, whose product MIHFEEFTLDNGLRCIVHEDHSTPMAVLNILYNVGSRDEDPAHTGFAHLFEHLMFSGSVNIPSYDEPLQLVGGENNAFTSPDITNYYLTLPAANIETGFWLESDRMLSLAFSENGLEVQRKVVVEEFKQNYLNQPYGDVWLKLRPLAYQTHPYNWATIGKEISHIEDATMQQVRDFFAKHYSPANAVLVVAGAVTRAEAQRLAEKWFGPIPGGTRYERNLPQEPRQTQARTLDVSADVPLNAFYKVYHMPARTDEAYYTVDLLSDVLGRGKSSRLYQQLVKDEPLFNSISASVTGSLEPGLVVISGRLNAGVSLEQAEAAVEKVVAELRTTLVGSEELEKVKNQAEASIVFGEIELLNRAMNLAYCKLMGNADLINQESTQIQAVTPEGLLAAAQEVLRPENSSTLRYHAQASVATTADSEEVSAAG is encoded by the coding sequence ATGATTCATTTCGAAGAATTTACCCTCGATAACGGCCTGCGCTGCATTGTGCACGAAGACCACAGCACGCCCATGGCCGTGCTCAATATCTTATATAACGTAGGCTCGCGCGACGAAGACCCGGCGCATACCGGCTTTGCGCACTTGTTTGAGCATTTGATGTTCTCCGGCTCGGTGAATATTCCCAGCTACGACGAGCCCCTGCAGCTGGTGGGCGGCGAGAACAATGCCTTCACCTCCCCCGATATCACCAACTATTACCTCACGCTACCGGCCGCCAATATTGAAACCGGTTTCTGGCTGGAATCGGACCGGATGCTGAGCCTAGCGTTTTCTGAAAACGGTCTGGAAGTGCAGCGCAAAGTAGTGGTGGAAGAGTTTAAGCAGAACTACCTCAACCAGCCCTATGGCGACGTGTGGCTGAAGCTGCGCCCGCTGGCTTACCAGACGCACCCCTATAACTGGGCCACCATCGGCAAGGAAATCAGCCACATCGAAGACGCCACCATGCAACAGGTGCGCGACTTCTTTGCCAAGCACTACTCGCCCGCCAACGCCGTTCTGGTAGTGGCCGGGGCCGTAACCCGCGCCGAGGCCCAGCGCCTGGCCGAAAAGTGGTTTGGCCCTATTCCGGGCGGCACACGCTATGAGCGCAACCTGCCCCAGGAGCCGCGCCAGACCCAGGCCCGCACCCTGGACGTATCCGCCGATGTGCCCCTGAATGCCTTCTACAAAGTGTACCACATGCCCGCCCGCACCGACGAGGCGTATTATACCGTGGACTTGCTGAGTGATGTGCTGGGCCGGGGCAAGTCCTCGCGCCTGTATCAGCAGCTGGTGAAGGACGAGCCTTTGTTTAACTCGATTTCCGCCTCCGTTACCGGCTCCCTGGAGCCCGGTTTGGTGGTTATCAGCGGCCGCCTGAATGCCGGGGTTTCTCTGGAGCAGGCCGAAGCTGCCGTAGAGAAGGTAGTAGCTGAGCTTCGCACTACCCTGGTAGGCAGCGAAGAGCTGGAAAAAGTAAAAAATCAGGCCGAAGCCAGTATTGTATTCGGCGAAATTGAGTTGCTGAACCGGGCCATGAATCTGGCTTACTGCAAGCTGATGGGGAATGCTGATTTAATTAACCAGGAGAGTACCCAGATTCAGGCCGTAACCCCGGAAGGGCTGTTGGCTGCGGCACAGGAGGTATTGCGCCCCGAAAATAGCAGCACCTTGCGCTACCACGCGCAGGCAAGCGTAGCCACCACTGCTGACTCAGAAGAGGTCAGTGCTGCTGGTTAA